The genomic segment GAAATATACAgcataataaacacaaaataagcattttgatctaacttaaaataaatcattaatttggagaaaaatgttattaatgagATAAGTGACTTTTAAACCAGCACTTTTGCACATTTCAGCAGAATGGATTTCTAAACGTTTACCTGCAGTGTTTGATTTTTAACTAGTCTGTATCAGAATAACAAGCTACAAAAATGAGAGGTGTGAGATTAACATTAagagaaaaatgtctcttttatgtttttgtatcttGTGTGTAATCAGGTGCAATAAATGACTCATAAATTATACcaataaataattttagatCCTTTCTTGCTTAGTTTTTCATTATATAAAGTTTTGGTCAATGAGGCTCTGCTGCTTTTTGTTTCAAGTTTTCTAACTGATGCAGTAGCCATTAGGAATCACTAAAATCagatatatttttcttgttttttttcaaataaagaagcATACTAATGGcattttaaagacagaaaacatggcCACAATCATTGATCTTTACCATAGCAACCCAATCTCTGCACTTCTGACCATCAAATGGAAAATGGATGCAGCATTTGGTACTAAAAAAGGGTAATGTTTAATCATCTGGACAGCTAGAATTCTTTTAAAACATGGACCAGTTTTGCCTCGTTAAATTACAACATAATTGTGTATTATATTAGCAActgtattatttatttgagtAATTTTATACCAACTTCTATTGAGGAGTCAATGAACATATCCCctaattgaaaataattaatttgtccACAAAATCTAACACTAGCTAATTGCTTCTTAACAGCAATTTTCAGtcataagataaaataaagaaatatgtaaTTACTCctctaaaatgttatttcttaaATCCActgtttcaggattttttttttttttgctcactaCAAAGGAAAAAGACTTGATGCAatcaaagcataaaaatgtagaCATCCTCTTACAGTAAAGGGCCTTGTAGCAGCATgtacattttctttagaaagaTGACTAAGAGGTTCCTTCATAAGCTTCCAAAGACCTTCTATCATGTTTGTTTACCGTGACCTGCAGTCCTATGAACTCTTGAAACGGCTACACTTAGAGAAACTGCACACCATCCACAGAAATATCATATTTCTGTCAGTCGTTCTGATCAGATACGGTTAAATTTTACAAAGCCaagcaaaaaaaaccccaaacaaatCAATTGGTAAAATTGTTCTAGAGACGTTTTTCACATATTTgtgataataaataatatttgtgaGAATTGACAGTCTATTACTGCGTCTTATTGGAGAATCACAATTTATTGATggataaaaaagaagctaacaCGTCTGAATATTTTCGCTAGTTGACAAAAGCAGCAGTTAGCTAACCCCGTTACATGTGTAGCTTCGTAAGGAAccttttgatgattttttttttagaatgttacTGTTTTctactaaaaacagaataaagacgAAATTAGTAAACAAAAAACCTATTAGCTAATGAAAACTAGCTTAGCAATAATAGTCCCAGctatagaaaaaaacactttcttgaATTTTGATTAATTCTTCTGTCATAATTTGcactaaactaaaaaattaaaacattttctgcaaaatgttaagaaatactgaatacattatttttttgtttttttacttgaattatTCAGCAACGTTATCATGTCcattatagataaaaaaaaatattttcagaagaTGATTTCTCATTTAATCATGAGGTATATCGTCGGTGCTATCTGTTAAACATTTTCTGATAAGAAAAGCACTTTCAGGTCATCAGGGAAgctgtccttaaaaaaaaagtccagcagAGCCCACAGACATGGCTCTGCGTGAGATCTGTAACTACCTCGACATTGAAATTGCCCTGTGATTGCAGAGAGAGTTCTGCTGGAAGATGCAGCTGCACCGGCTTACCAAGTGATTTCTGGCTTCCCTGCTGGGAACAGAAAACAGATGAGATGTCTTCATACTTTTTGGGGTGCCTCCACATTATCCATCCCTGTTGTCAGTCACACGGGGGGGCCTTTTACCAGTCTGAACCTGCCCAACTTGACCCCACCTGTTTCCATTAACactcatttttgctttttcttctttctatgTCTCACACCTGCAGGATCCAGCAGCTGGCTCCCCAGTTTTCTGCAGGGGCAGGAATGCTGCGAGCATTGGAGGAGGCGACACTTCTGCAACAAGTGTCCTCTGACAGATACAGTCCGAGTGGCGGGATTTACAACAACCACAGTGAAGGGCAGATGGATGGTAAGACTGGACTGGCTTGATGCGATTTCTAATTTATCAGAAAATGTTGCTTCAATTTTGGTTAAAGCATCACAGAAACCAGTTCAGGGCATGCACAGTTATGATCACAGGTATCAGTGCTGCTTAAAATCAAGAAGGACAGAAAGCACATGATTTCTGCTGCATACGTTCTCATTTGAATAACCGTCAGatttaacacaaaacaataataagtACTATGAAAAGAATCTggatttttaggcaaaaaactCATTATAACCCAACCCCAATCTCATATATAGATACTGTACAGCCTAATAAGTAGATTACAATGATCATTGGTACGACTTGCTCTGAAACAAATGAACACTCTAGCATTTCAGTTCTACTCTTGAATGTTGGCATAGCAGTGAAATGAAGTACACGCAGTTATTCCACACGCAAAAGCTGTCGCAAATGCTCCACATGTGGTTAATCCTAATTTCGTATGACCAAATCCTCTTGGAGCGATGTTTATTCATGTATTAAAGCATTgctgtcattttgttttattttttaatgttcttgtcAAACCCAACAATTGGCTCTCGCTAGGCTTTGTTANNNNNNNNNNNNNNNNNNNNNNNNNNNNNNNNNNNNNNNNNNNNNNNNNNNNNNNNNNNNNNNNNNNNNNNNNNNNNNNNNNNNNNNTTACTGCTTTTTTACTGTCAACATTTGTAACTGCTGCACAAATCTGTCACTGTTTGTACTATGTGCATTTGCTGTTtcacacaattttaaaatgtatcaacaTTTATATCCTcctaatgtaaaaacattttgaaatatagGTTTTTAACAAATTTCAAGGCAACAATTGcttattagaatttttttgtcgttactttttttctttagttttttgggagacttttttgcaaattaattatgtttagaaattgctattattttaaattcttgtATTTCATGTAGTATTTGGCAagcgcacaaaaaaaaaatccctttaatccaaaaccacaattttccaggaaggaaattatatttttctttgtaaaagtaACTTTTAGAGTAGTAGTAGAGTATTTTTGATACAATCTGCAGATGCAGTTGAGGTACAATTGTTTCATAATAGATTCAGCAGGAAACCCTTGCAGGTTTTGCCCTCACACACACCCGAAGAACCTTCCTCGCTCATCTGGTGTGTCTTTGTTCCCCGTTCTAATTGCTGCTAGCAGCTTTCACAGTGATTACGCGGGTGTTCGAGTTTTGTGCAGCTCTTCCTGTTGACCATGTTCTCACTGATTTACTTTGTGTGTGCGTGAGGAGCACAAGGACTGGGACATTAGCTGAAGATTTCCATTTTTAGTAAGCCATTGACGGTGTATTCAGCATTAGGTCAATAATTGTCCCTTCAGCTGGCTGACATTATTGAGCATCTGCTCCTGTCACAAAATTCCCCCTCCCAGGATGGGGACGCTCTGTCTGCTGATGAAATCAAACGAACAATACCTTACCAGCAAATTAAGTTTACCCTTCTCTGCTAATGCATCTTGTATTCAAGagttcaaagaagaaaaaaaagctctttggTTTTTCCTCGGATCCATTCTCCGGGTTTCTCCATGTTAATGTTTGATTAATGGTGTTTCTTCAAGAAGACTATTGATTTGGTCTGaactaaatatattaaattgtgAAATAATGAAGTGGAGTCAGTTGCCAAACACAATAGTGTATTGATCTGTGCTGGCTGGTATAAAGAGGACAGAGTCTTATTGATGAATCTGGggttttgtgtttgcaaaagACGGAAGGCTTTGGTATGTTGCACTTagcaggttaaaaaaagaacaaaaatcacCAATATGAAGATGTATGGTAAGAAAAGGTTAAAGACTAGATGTGGGTTTCCAGTGAATTCTTGTCGTAGAAGGACTGTGGCAATGGTGGCACAAATTggccattttctttttatttctgttcaaatTACTGTAAAAAGGACCTTAAGATGTAATTAAAtagatttctttttcatttttatttaatgtaaagtcaaaacaaattgatatttgttttatttaacagatAATCATGatgtcatttaataaaatattcatttaaaaacatattttgtccaAAAGAACTCAAAtttagtaatatatatatatataaacatatatatatatatattttgttgttgtttggggGTTGGCAGGGGCTGAGCTATGGGGTGGCAAGTGGGGGCATCTGCCCTCTCAGCCAAAAAGCTTTTCCtcccccaatttttgagtcaatattagtgtaattttttgcaaagattaagaaatcatcaatagaagcttctttaagcattgcaaaaataacaaaagcagcagttttaaatgaaatcttaAGCCCCTCAAATTATTTGTTTCAATAATAAATTAGTTTGGAATAactatttttgatccttttatttatactgttttattttattaaactgttttcatttgccGCTCTTGCAAAGTCCTCTGGTTCCTATttaaatgttctagctccgccacTGGGGGTGCTAACTGTCTCATAGTgtaactgttttgttttcatgtgagcacattttgttaaagctgctactgtttttttggtttaaaaagttattttaaagtacACTGTGGTAAAACCAGGACTGACTTATTAATGGTCTGAAGCACATTAACTCTGATCCTCTGAACATCTCAGAGCTCGACCTGATAACGCGTTCAGACTTTTGTGATGACCAAAGAGCTGGAGAAGACTGAGATGACTCACCTTTGAGGGCTAACTCGCTTCCTTCAACACCAGTTACTTGATGATTGGTTctgacttttctgatgaccaaaGAACTAACGCGTGACACTCATGTCTCAGCTGACTCAAAGATTTGAAGGTAAGAGTTGCTTGCTGCAGGGCGATATTCTCTGTCAACAAAGTGTGTCctgagatgaagaaaaaaaaggtgtatgGAGCATTTTGGTGAAACATTGCAGCCACAAGATGgttctattttatttacaaaaatccCAGATTAGCacaatttcagatttttaatcTGAGGATTAAAATTTAGATACTTTAGTGTGAACAAAAATGATGCAATGGTGGTCCAGTGGTGAGGAACATGGAAGTATCTGTGGTTGTACTGTATGTGGCAGATAATAATTTGAAGCTCATTTAcctcaaagacccactctaatcatattttgtaaaagtgttgtCTTTAAGTTATGATTACACaccttttagccaaaattcaaGAATTGTATGTTTTCTAGGACCTAGTTGTCATGGAGCAACTCCACCTCCCAACTTCCCTCTTGTGGTCTGGATTTTTCTACGTcccaaatacgatctttttttGACGtttgatgactttttttcatctgctcctgattcccaacaatttgaataaaaaaatcctcagaaatagGATTTTAGCgtatttttctttgtatatgtcatccatcatcaaaaaaacccccccacaagaacatgttaaaaatgcccAAAACGCacttttcatctgagtgggtctttaaaaaaaaggagtctTTAATTGACTTCCTTTGttacaactaaaaaaataaataaataaataaaaaagacaatgaacagaacacaaatatttcaatgtaCTTTTGGAGAACAGTCAGTATGGAAGCCTCTTTGGTCAAAAGTTTGATTAACtcattaaataaaagcttttatcaTTTGACCATCATCCCAAAAGAGAGTTCCCGTTAGATATTTTATacaagttgtaaatttacaaagaaagaatcaatattttatatttttgctgactctttttcctctttagttAATGAATTGTTGTGCTTTTAATGCACTATTTTCTTAATCAGCAGGATcctgcaaatgtttttaataaaaaaaggaaaagtatgTGTATTTTTCCTGGTTTAGGAAACAAATGGTTTGTACTTGTACTTTGATATTTCACCACTACAACTCTACTTTTTAgtatacaaatacaaaaaacacagaaaaatatctATTAAGAAAACGCTTTCTATAATGGTCTGATGCTCAGAGGTTCTTTTCCAGATTATTCACActtaaacaaatacacaaaaagttAAAACCAAATGCATTTGTCCGTgaccagatttatttattggaaacattaaaaatgtgtcaaatcttTAAACCAGAGTCAATTTATAAGCTGTGAAGTGTGATTTCCAATCCATCACTTTAGAACGCTTTATGATGCTCACATTATCTTGCTCAAACGTTGCAGATCATTGGACATGTTTGACAAACTTCTATGGTGAGTGGAATGTTGTGATGAGGTCgtgtccctctggtggtctcaTTCGGGCTCGGGCGTGGCCCTCACAGTACAGACGCCCTTCCACTATGAAATAGCCCTTCTGCTTCAGGTTGACATCGCAGTCGGAGCACACGAAACATCCGGGGTGATGGTATTTGTCCCGAGCTTTAATCACCGTCCCACTGCAGTCTCAAACAGACAGAGAAACTGACATGAATAGGCAGAAGagagtttttttaacattttttttttctaaggggTGATTGtatgttcacaccaggctcAGAAACATGTAGTCAAGCAGctactttaaatgaaaagtctatgtaaacgctcGTATACGCCCATTTTGGGCTTCCGCATTCAAAACGCTCACCTTCACGCctcgctacgcaagtttttaagtccatttttgGGCTTCATGTACGAAACACACACTTTTTATGTAATGCAGACACGTGATTGTGTTctcattttcagattttgggggttttacattgaattgaatcaattgTAATCCTTGACTGTTTAAGAGGACTGGACCAAGTGAGCGTGATGTCATCCATATAAAATGGCTGACTTGTAGTTTCATCAAAGTTAAATCAAtatacccatttttttttttttttgcaatgtggatgccaccatgttggagccagacaacatcTGTATGCAGTGATTGATCCTAGCTgatctgagtcaacatttctacgGCAACCAATCTGGATTAAAGTCCAAACCCTTACCGCTTGAGCCTTCAATGTGAGactacatacttttattgagacatctgatgcCAGTTTATACCTcaaaacaagaacatgtaaaaaaagtagaagatcaagaatgtttattctgacaaatataatgactaaaTAATAGGTGTTTAATTCTCAATTGAGTCTATGGGATTTCTTCCTGGTTGAACGGCAGcgggggggtcactcagtcgATTTCTGATATACAATCATATATAACTCAGAAAGTGTTGTGTGCTTTGCAGGAGGAAGTAGTTTCATACCTTGCTGCCATCTTTCAcatttttgagtctttttaaattatcttaaaTAGCTCCTTTAGTTAAAAGTCTGATTTATTCTTATCCAGCTCTCATCGATCAGAGATCCTGGACTGATCTAACGTTCATCCATGACCTCACAGAGACAAACCAAGACAGTGTATttttagagtgaaaaaaaaaacagctgtgttGTGGGTGCAATTTTTAGATTCTTCTCTGATGTGTTTTAATGAGAACTGCATATGTCCTGCTCTGTTTCCACTCACACAATCCCATTCCCACACTTATCGCAGACGGGCAGTTTCTGCAAGTTTCCCGTAGGTGGAGCTGGTTTGGAGACGGGGGCTTTGACCGCCCGAGTCACAATGGGATGAGTGCCTGTCCACAGGAGAGAGAAAGGCGTCAATCAAGCGAATTTATGGATGCAAAGCATTTGAAGGACACAAGTCAAGAATACTAAAGAAACCAACAGAGACTCTTGAATTCAGAATGATACTTCATAGTCATGGTAATGGTAGAGCCCAATTTCTCTGTTCAATCAGTGAAGTAGAtagaaaagtgattttttttcattgacatATTATGCAACTTTGACATCACAGCACTGAAAtaacaaagaaacaaatcaacattttattttctaaaaggcACAATGTCACATACTTTATAAAAAGGCCAATTACTGGTTACATTGATTTTCACATTAagtgaaaaaacatgtttaattcttaaaattaaattcttgAGTCCCTGAAAGAGTTTAGTTTGAAAACTAATGTTTAAACTTCgttttaaaccatttattttgtaacaatacatatttttaagctGTCAGTCTTCCatcctaaaaatgtttgcattgatTTGGAGGCCGAAAGGGCTCACCGTCGCTGTCGATAAACTCCTGGAGGGCTCTGAAGGAGCCAGACTGCCGAGGCTCCTGGGGCATATCCTGGTCTCTCTGCAGCATCCGGTACACGTCAGactcctggatgctgctcaaaGCTCTGGGACTGAACCAGTTTTGAGAAACACGAGGATTCAAAGGTCAGAGCATAAAATATACAACAAGAAAGGGATGTAAAGCAGGACTTAAAAGGTAGGGAAAGAAAATGTTGGACGCtcataaaatgtcttttttagatatttcttttctgaaaaggGCCATAAATGCACAGCTATCTATCCTGCTTTAATATGGCACAGCTGCAGTTAAGCTGCACTTGGATTCATTCCTGTATGCTCTCCTGTCAGACACACAGTTACACTCTATTAGTCAAGCAGCCTGATAAAGTCTGTCTGACATGTAACGGCACATCTTTGGATCTGGATGGAAAGGTCGTTCAGGAGGCAATTCAAAACGAGAGCACAAAGACTGAagctgagggaaaaaaatgtctgcaaacaATCTTTCCACAAATGGAGAATCGATCATTTCCTACTATTGTATTTTTGGATGAATCGTTTATAAAAGTGTGACATTTAAGTACTgatgaatattgtgtttttggtatttttatcatgtttttgaggtattttttctgatgatggaggacataaataaagcatattaaaataaaaatggcatttcttactacttctttattcaaattgtgaattaCACGCTCCCTGATCCGCTCTGTTCTGAtttatccacttgtagacaaataggtCCATGTTCGTCTTcatttccttgtctgagctggcatctgactcaaaactgtaaagCTAATTAGCTCAAATAGTGCCAATTTAGTTCCATCTGTAATGTTACGTTAGGGTACGTTAGGGTTGTTAGCGGCTGTAAGCTACCAGGAGAGACAgtgaacaaagggatgatagGAAATAGTGGCACAACTCAGGCAATTTTCTACTaaacctctgcagaaactatgtcctagaaaacaacatagtttttttttttggttttgactaaaaacggcataatcctaTTTAAAAGACCAGGCTtctacaacagatcaaaagctGATAGGAGTGATCCTTTTATGACATTTTGGCTTAGAAACGTTCAAACACATTACTCTCTTGAGTCACTACCTCTCAGGTTTGGGCGGAACAAGGCCCCGGATTTGGCCCTCCATGGCATCTTGGATGTTTCCCGAGGAGTACAGGCCTATAGGAGTGTTGTAGGCTGTGCTGACCACCTGCCGCTTGTCATCGATGTTTGCTGCAGCAATAAACGGCTGAGCTCTTCGGTTGTGAGCGGCGCCGATCGGTTTATACTCCTGTAAAAGTGTAATTAAAAGCATTCTTAATATCTGCATACACAATAGTACAGCATGTTTAGTTATTTATTCATCATCGTCCTACAAACCTGCTGTTCGGTCTCAAGGTTGACTTTAAACGGGTGAGCTCTGCCGCCCTCCACAACATGAGGAGACCAAAGTCGGGATTGATTCCTGAGAAGCACAGAGCCATTCTGACTGGAGGGTTAAATCAGCGTGGCTTATCTTCCCGAGCCACAAGTGTTTGTGAGTCTATAATCCTAACCcataaagcatcaaaaatgaggCTTGGAAATGTGTCCTTGAACTGCCACATTCCTGTTTCCCTCTACCCTACTCTGGCTTACTGTTTCATTTATtggagtttcatttttttcggATTAATTTGGTCTTTCAAACTTTTTGGTTCTTACTGGTTAAAtaacactttatttaaacattattaaagcaaaacCCCACAATTTGTAGTCTTATTTGTAGTCTTGGTGGAATTCATAGAACTACTCTTAGAAAATGCAACAAGCAGTGATGAGTAACGACTGAATAATCTTTTATAATTCTTCATGGCATGGATTCAACAAGGTAATGGAAAAATATTGGTCCATATTGAACAtattgctgcagatttgtcaggTGAAAATCCATGATGAtaatctcccgttccaccacatcccaaagatgatctattgggttgagatctggtgactttAGAGATCATTTGAgcccagtgaactcattgtctcATTGAggtgattccagctttatgacatgttATCCTGCTGGaggtagcatcagaagatggtacgctgtggtcataaagggaggGACGTGGTCaacaacaatactcaggtagactgtgcCGTTGTAACCATGCTTGATTGGTACTAAAGGGCCCAAAGTGcaccaagaaaatatcccccacaccattacaGCACCACCACCAGCACAACCATTGAAACAAAGTAGTatggatccatgcttttatgttgttgatgccaaattctgacgcTACCATCCAagaaatagagactcatcagaccagacaacgtttttctaatcttctattgtccaactttggtgattctgtgtgaattgtagcctcagtttcctcttcttagctgacaggagtggcGCCCGGTGTGTTCTTCAGCTGCTGTAATGTAACACATCTGCCTTAAGGTTGGGC from the Oryzias melastigma strain HK-1 linkage group LG1, ASM292280v2, whole genome shotgun sequence genome contains:
- the LOC112137637 gene encoding PDZ and LIM domain protein 3; amino-acid sequence: MPLNVVLDGPAPWGFRLTGGRDFNQPLTISRITPGSKASSANLCPGDVILAIEGVPATDMLHCEAQNKIKESTRQLCLTVERNQSRLWSPHVVEGGRAHPFKVNLETEQQEYKPIGAAHNRRAQPFIAAANIDDKRQVVSTAYNTPIGLYSSGNIQDAMEGQIRGLVPPKPESPRALSSIQESDVYRMLQRDQDMPQEPRQSGSFRALQEFIDSDGTHPIVTRAVKAPVSKPAPPTGNLQKLPVCDKCGNGIVGTVIKARDKYHHPGCFVCSDCDVNLKQKGYFIVEGRLYCEGHARARMRPPEGHDLITTFHSP